The following coding sequences are from one Candidatus Nitrohelix vancouverensis window:
- a CDS encoding NAD-dependent epimerase/dehydratase family protein: protein MNSFWPGKKVTVTGGAGFLGRHIVARLEKAGAEVFVPRRKDYDFVHPDACSRCFENHPADIVIHSAAYYGGLGITLAEPGKIFYENLVMGANLFEAARCAGVEKFVGIGTACSYPGYLEGDLREVDLWAGPLHETVVHYGLTKKMMAVQGVAYKQQYDFDSIHLILTNLYGPFDDFGPERSHAVPALVKRFVDACRNKSNELVCWGTGSAIREFLYVDDAAEAVLRATETYNDTLPLNIGTGVGTSIKELVERIQSITGFKGRIVWDDSKADGAARKVLDLNLMKSALGWTPSTDLQSGLEKTIAWYTDNS from the coding sequence ATGAACAGTTTCTGGCCAGGAAAGAAAGTGACGGTCACAGGCGGAGCCGGTTTCCTCGGGCGTCATATCGTAGCGCGTCTTGAAAAGGCTGGCGCTGAGGTGTTCGTTCCGCGCCGGAAGGACTATGATTTTGTTCACCCGGACGCCTGTTCCCGATGTTTCGAGAATCACCCTGCAGATATCGTGATCCATAGCGCCGCCTATTATGGCGGCCTTGGCATCACCCTGGCGGAGCCGGGAAAAATATTTTACGAAAACCTGGTGATGGGAGCCAACCTCTTTGAAGCCGCGCGTTGCGCTGGCGTTGAGAAATTTGTGGGCATAGGAACGGCATGCAGTTATCCGGGTTACCTTGAAGGCGATCTTCGCGAGGTCGATTTATGGGCGGGACCTTTGCATGAAACCGTCGTTCACTACGGCCTCACTAAAAAAATGATGGCAGTTCAAGGCGTTGCCTACAAGCAACAGTATGATTTTGATTCCATACATCTGATCCTGACCAATTTATACGGCCCGTTTGATGATTTTGGTCCCGAACGGAGCCACGCCGTTCCCGCTCTTGTCAAACGCTTTGTCGATGCCTGTCGGAATAAGTCTAATGAGCTTGTATGTTGGGGAACGGGGAGCGCGATCAGAGAGTTTCTTTATGTCGATGACGCGGCGGAAGCGGTCTTGCGCGCGACGGAAACGTATAATGATACGCTTCCTTTAAATATTGGAACCGGCGTCGGCACATCCATTAAGGAACTGGTTGAGCGTATTCAATCGATCACCGGTTTTAAAGGCAGGATAGTTTGGGACGACTCCAAAGCCGACGGCGCCGCCAGAAAAGTTCTCGACCTCAATTTGATGAAATCAGCGCTGGGCTGGACGCCTTCCACCGACCTGCAGTCGGGTCTTGAAAAAACGATTGCATGGTATACTGACAACTCCTGA
- a CDS encoding MBOAT family protein: MLFSAPVFIFLFLPLTLLLFYSARKRNFILLLASLFFYAWGENLFVILLLVSAGINYCIGLLIDDSQSETRRRVFLTAGICLNLIVLVVFKYAAFLIENLNSILLVFSLPALKLPSVHLPLGISFFTFQAISYIVDLYRKEVAAQRNFFSLALYICMFPQLIAGPIVRYHQIEKALNEKFVNLNRFALGVERFIIGLAKKVILADGLALLVDPIFALPSSELTFTLAWTAVIGFSLQIFFDFSGYSDMAIGLGRMFGFRLPENFSYPYISKSIREFWRRWHISLSSWFRDYLYIPLGGNRLGAVRTCVNLFLVFFLCGLWHGASWNFVIWGMIHGLFLVLERSRLGVFIQSLSAPIQHLYALFIVTTSWVFFRSESLDQALNFLSAMFGVNGFSNALHPISRYVGPYILLLLVVAILISMPLKNFARRVFAREGSSQYLRQRLSVQRSVKYSLLVSLLILSIASIATQTLQTFIYFRF, encoded by the coding sequence ATGTTATTTAGCGCCCCAGTTTTTATTTTCTTATTCCTTCCTCTGACGCTGTTGCTGTTTTATTCCGCCAGGAAGCGCAATTTTATATTACTGCTTGCCAGTTTGTTTTTTTACGCCTGGGGCGAAAATCTATTTGTAATCCTGTTGCTGGTTTCCGCAGGGATCAATTATTGTATTGGATTGTTGATCGATGATTCTCAATCCGAAACAAGAAGACGAGTTTTTCTGACAGCGGGCATTTGTCTGAACTTGATCGTTCTTGTGGTTTTTAAGTATGCCGCATTTCTGATTGAAAACCTGAATTCGATTCTTTTAGTTTTCTCTCTTCCAGCCTTAAAACTACCCAGCGTTCATCTTCCTCTGGGCATTTCATTTTTCACATTTCAGGCGATCAGTTACATTGTTGATCTTTACAGAAAGGAAGTTGCCGCGCAACGTAATTTCTTCAGCCTGGCTCTTTATATATGTATGTTTCCCCAATTGATCGCGGGGCCCATTGTCCGCTATCATCAAATCGAAAAAGCATTGAATGAGAAATTTGTAAATCTCAACCGCTTTGCTTTAGGGGTCGAACGATTCATCATTGGTCTTGCTAAAAAAGTTATTCTGGCAGATGGTCTTGCTCTGCTCGTGGATCCTATTTTTGCTCTGCCCAGTTCGGAATTGACATTTACTTTAGCCTGGACGGCTGTCATTGGTTTTTCCCTTCAGATTTTTTTCGACTTCTCTGGCTATAGCGATATGGCTATCGGGCTGGGGAGGATGTTCGGGTTTCGCCTTCCTGAAAATTTCAGCTATCCATATATTTCAAAATCCATTCGTGAATTTTGGCGACGATGGCATATTTCCCTGTCGAGCTGGTTTCGAGACTATCTTTATATCCCTCTGGGCGGGAATCGACTTGGCGCGGTTAGAACCTGCGTCAATCTGTTCCTGGTATTCTTTTTATGCGGTTTGTGGCATGGGGCCAGCTGGAATTTTGTGATTTGGGGGATGATTCATGGACTGTTTCTTGTATTAGAAAGAAGCCGTTTGGGCGTGTTCATACAATCTCTCAGCGCGCCGATACAACATTTATATGCCTTATTCATTGTGACGACGAGCTGGGTGTTTTTCCGTTCAGAATCCCTCGATCAGGCATTGAATTTTCTTTCTGCCATGTTTGGAGTGAATGGATTTTCTAATGCCTTGCATCCCATCAGTCGCTATGTCGGACCTTATATCCTGTTGCTTTTAGTGGTAGCAATTCTGATATCAATGCCGCTTAAAAATTTTGCGAGAAGGGTCTTTGCCCGGGAGGGGTCGTCGCAATACCTCCGACAGCGGTTGTCAGTCCAAAGGTCGGTGAAGTATAGCCTGCTTGTATCCCTGCTGATATTGTCTATTGCATCGATTGCCACGCAAACGCTTCAAACATTTATATATTTTAGGTTTTGA
- a CDS encoding NAD(P)-dependent oxidoreductase yields MKVLVTGGAGYLGTSMLPLLLEKGHEVRILDKLMWGVTPILSYFSHPRVEFMSGDIRDQQVITDALSGMDAVIHLAGIVGYPACTADVGLAESTNVDGTALLVDSLQSHQKLVFASTGSTYGVVDGVCDESTPINPLTVYGKNKQDGENLVDKVGGVKLRLATVFGVSPRLRLDLLVNDFCYQAIHNGFIIMFEGYHRRTFLHVRDAAKAFVFTLDHFDEMAGDVFNVGDENLNFNKKDIALKIQKLNPFYLHEADVGKDMDQRNYEVNYDKIKNLGFTADISLEQGIEELLKVCRFIKIENPWRNH; encoded by the coding sequence ATGAAAGTTCTCGTTACAGGTGGGGCTGGATATTTGGGGACTTCGATGCTTCCTTTATTGCTTGAAAAAGGGCACGAGGTTCGAATTCTGGATAAATTGATGTGGGGCGTGACTCCCATTTTGAGCTATTTTTCTCATCCACGAGTTGAATTCATGTCAGGAGATATCCGCGATCAACAAGTTATTACGGATGCCTTGTCCGGTATGGATGCAGTGATTCATTTGGCGGGCATTGTGGGTTATCCCGCATGCACGGCGGATGTGGGGCTGGCCGAATCGACCAATGTCGACGGCACAGCCTTGTTGGTCGATTCCCTGCAAAGTCACCAGAAACTTGTTTTTGCTTCCACGGGGAGCACTTATGGCGTTGTCGACGGGGTTTGCGATGAATCGACGCCGATCAATCCACTGACGGTCTATGGGAAGAACAAGCAGGATGGAGAAAATCTTGTCGACAAAGTGGGAGGCGTCAAACTGCGGCTGGCGACGGTTTTTGGCGTTTCGCCGAGATTGCGTCTGGATCTGCTGGTGAATGATTTTTGCTATCAGGCGATTCATAATGGATTCATCATCATGTTCGAGGGCTATCACCGTAGAACTTTTTTGCATGTGCGCGACGCCGCCAAGGCGTTCGTATTTACCTTGGATCATTTTGATGAAATGGCTGGAGATGTTTTCAACGTGGGGGATGAAAATCTCAATTTCAACAAGAAAGATATCGCGCTGAAAATACAGAAATTGAATCCATTTTATCTGCATGAAGCGGATGTTGGAAAAGACATGGACCAGAGAAACTATGAAGTGAATTATGATAAAATCAAGAATCTGGGTTTCACTGCAGATATCTCTCTCGAACAGGGGATCGAAGAACTTTTAAAAGTGTGTCGTTTCATCAAGATTGAAAATCCCTGGCGAAATCATTAA
- the wecB gene encoding UDP-N-acetylglucosamine 2-epimerase (non-hydrolyzing) produces the protein MIDKKGKKILIVFGTRPEAIKFGPLIDLLKQDARCDLKICVTGQHRQMLDQVLHLFDITPDFDLNLMKPNQDLTDITCNVLLGMRDVLKEWRPDWVLVQGDTTTTFGASLAAFYQKIPVGHVEAGLRTGDPHFPWPEEINRTMTSSLASIHFAPTIWAKNNLVQEGISKDAIHVTGNTVIDALLMVTGKIQSDTELKNQLEEQFAFLNPEKKLLLITGHRRENFGEGFENICQAIKEQGKRPDVQIVYPVHLNPNVQNPVKKILGDANNVVLIEPLDYLPFVYLMTRSYMILTDSGGVQEEAPSLGKPVLVMRDTTERPEGVETGTVKLVGPHRDAIVAESNRLLDNPDIYKEMSLTHNPYGDGKASGRIVEELLRE, from the coding sequence ATGATTGATAAAAAAGGCAAAAAAATTCTAATCGTGTTTGGAACACGGCCCGAAGCAATCAAATTTGGTCCCTTGATCGACCTCTTGAAACAGGATGCGCGTTGCGACTTGAAAATCTGCGTGACCGGTCAGCATCGGCAAATGCTCGATCAGGTTTTGCACCTGTTCGACATCACTCCGGATTTTGATCTGAATCTCATGAAGCCGAATCAGGATTTAACCGATATCACCTGCAATGTGTTGCTCGGGATGAGAGATGTATTAAAGGAATGGAGACCCGACTGGGTACTGGTTCAAGGCGATACCACCACCACATTCGGGGCGAGTCTCGCGGCTTTTTATCAGAAAATTCCAGTCGGTCATGTCGAAGCCGGGCTGAGAACCGGAGACCCGCATTTCCCCTGGCCGGAAGAGATCAACCGAACGATGACGAGTTCTTTAGCTTCAATTCATTTTGCGCCAACTATCTGGGCGAAAAACAATCTCGTTCAAGAGGGAATCTCAAAAGACGCGATCCATGTCACCGGCAATACGGTCATCGACGCCTTGCTCATGGTGACCGGGAAAATTCAGTCCGACACCGAATTAAAAAACCAATTGGAAGAACAATTTGCGTTCCTGAATCCAGAGAAGAAATTATTGCTGATCACCGGCCACCGCAGAGAAAACTTTGGCGAAGGATTTGAAAACATCTGCCAGGCAATCAAAGAGCAGGGGAAACGCCCCGACGTCCAGATCGTGTATCCGGTTCATCTCAACCCCAACGTTCAAAATCCCGTAAAGAAAATTCTTGGCGATGCGAACAATGTGGTTCTGATCGAACCGCTGGACTATCTCCCCTTCGTCTATTTAATGACGCGCTCATATATGATACTCACCGATTCTGGCGGCGTTCAGGAGGAAGCCCCATCGCTGGGCAAACCCGTTCTGGTCATGCGCGACACAACAGAGCGCCCGGAAGGCGTGGAAACCGGCACCGTCAAACTGGTCGGACCACACAGGGACGCCATCGTAGCCGAATCGAATCGTTTGCTGGACAATCCCGACATCTATAAAGAAATGTCGTTAACCCACAACCCGTATGGAGACGGCAAAGCCTCCGGGCGTATCGTCGAGGAGCTATTGCGTGAGTGA